The following coding sequences are from one Saprospiraceae bacterium window:
- the ruvA gene encoding Holliday junction branch migration protein RuvA — translation MIYSIRGKILERHPTFAVIETSGVAYQIFISLYTYSNIAPTGEGYLLTHLIIKEDGHYLYGFSSETERQLFIHLISVNGVGPNTARLILSSMEPDAIKAAIALRDELVFRKIKGVGPKTAQRILIDLHDKISKEGFAESSLPGVASPQRMKSEAISALVALGFGKPAIDQVFKDLIELKDPEISLEQIIKAALKKLA, via the coding sequence ATGATTTATTCAATTCGTGGTAAAATATTGGAGAGACACCCAACTTTTGCGGTGATCGAAACTTCGGGTGTAGCCTACCAGATTTTCATCAGCCTTTACACTTATTCCAATATTGCTCCTACGGGTGAGGGATATCTATTGACGCATTTGATCATTAAAGAAGATGGACATTATCTCTATGGATTTTCTTCGGAAACGGAAAGGCAACTTTTTATCCATCTCATATCTGTTAATGGAGTAGGTCCCAATACAGCCCGGCTTATCCTTTCTTCCATGGAGCCAGATGCCATTAAAGCAGCCATAGCCCTTCGAGATGAATTGGTTTTTAGAAAAATTAAAGGCGTGGGTCCTAAAACCGCACAGCGAATTCTCATCGATTTACATGACAAAATCAGCAAAGAAGGTTTTGCTGAATCCAGTTTACCAGGTGTAGCTTCACCTCAACGAATGAAGTCAGAAGCCATTTCTGCATTGGTCGCTCTTGGCTTTGGTAAACCTGCTATTGACCAGGTTTTTAAAGATTTGATAGAATTGAAAGATCCCGAGATCAGTCTGGAACAAATCATCAAAGCAGCATTAAAAAAATTGGCCTAA
- a CDS encoding DUF1761 domain-containing protein, giving the protein MEINWLVVIGAGVIPLITGFIWYHKSVFGNAWMQMTGMTEEKANQSNMALVFGLTFLFGIFLALSMLSMTIHQMGIMSTLMNVPGFGQEGSEVDLYFKDFLAKYGNEFRTFKHGALHGVIGGLFIALPIIAVNALFEQKSWKYIAINVGYWMLTMALIGGVVCAWGA; this is encoded by the coding sequence ATGGAAATCAATTGGCTTGTTGTAATTGGAGCAGGAGTAATTCCCCTCATCACTGGATTTATTTGGTATCATAAAAGTGTATTTGGCAATGCCTGGATGCAAATGACAGGTATGACTGAAGAGAAAGCCAACCAGTCGAATATGGCGCTGGTATTTGGCTTGACATTTTTATTCGGCATTTTTCTGGCTTTATCGATGTTATCCATGACGATCCATCAGATGGGCATTATGTCAACTTTAATGAATGTACCCGGATTCGGACAGGAAGGGAGTGAAGTAGACCTCTATTTCAAGGATTTCCTCGCCAAATATGGAAATGAGTTCCGCACTTTTAAACATGGAGCACTTCATGGTGTGATTGGAGGCTTATTCATAGCATTACCGATTATTGCAGTTAATGCACTTTTCGAACAAAAAAGCTGGAAATACATTGCGATTAATGTAGGTTACTGGATGCTTACCATGGCTTTAATCGGTGGCGTCGTTTGTGCCTGGGGAGCGTAA
- a CDS encoding UMP kinase, whose translation MSAYKRILLKLSGEALMGEQAYGIEPKMLHYYAQQIKMAVDHKIQLAVVIGGGNIFRGMDGEGSGIERVQGDYMGMLATCINGMALQSALEIIGVYTRLITAIEMRQIAEPYIRRRAIRHLEKGRVIIFAAGTGNPYFTTDSAAALRASELNVDVILKGTRVDGIYTKDPLKYPDATRYDKLSFDEVISQGLKVMDMTAFTMCKENHTPIIVFDVNQPSNFERIIRGENVGTLVS comes from the coding sequence ATGAGTGCATATAAAAGGATCTTACTGAAATTGAGCGGCGAAGCCCTCATGGGCGAACAAGCTTATGGCATAGAGCCCAAAATGTTGCATTATTATGCACAGCAAATCAAAATGGCAGTTGATCATAAAATACAATTGGCCGTTGTCATTGGAGGTGGTAATATTTTTCGGGGCATGGATGGAGAAGGATCCGGTATCGAACGCGTACAAGGGGATTATATGGGAATGTTAGCCACATGTATTAATGGCATGGCCTTGCAAAGTGCGCTTGAAATAATTGGCGTCTACACGCGGCTTATCACTGCCATAGAAATGCGACAAATTGCAGAACCTTACATACGGCGTCGGGCCATCAGGCATTTAGAAAAAGGGCGGGTTATCATCTTTGCAGCAGGTACCGGAAACCCTTATTTTACAACAGATTCTGCAGCAGCGCTTCGCGCGAGTGAGCTCAATGTAGATGTCATCTTAAAAGGCACCCGGGTAGATGGAATCTATACGAAAGACCCACTCAAGTATCCGGATGCGACGCGGTACGATAAACTTAGCTTCGATGAAGTGATTTCCCAAGGCTTGAAAGTTATGGATATGACCGCCTTTACGATGTGCAAAGAAAATCATACACCAATTATCGTGTTTGATGTCAATCAACCATCCAATTTTGAACGCATCATTCGTGGGGAAAATGTGGGCACGCTAGTTTCTTAA
- a CDS encoding elongation factor Ts produces MSFTLSAADVKNLRDSTGAGMMDCKAALTEAEGDFEKAIEILRKKGQKLSLKRADREAKEGAVIAKVNDSKTKGIVIKLSSETDFVSKNEDFIQTAKRIADIALDAYPASLEDLLAQTYEGNVKIGEKVTDMVAAIGEKIEVSNYEKLEAPQVESYIHMGNKAGVLVGLNKASDAFTDAGKDVAMQIAAMKPLALDKGDVDPSVIEKEIEIGKEQARAEGKPEAMLEKIAMGKLEKFYKESTLLHQQFVKDGSLTIAAYLKNFDKELTVSGFRHVKLG; encoded by the coding sequence ATGAGTTTTACATTATCAGCAGCAGATGTTAAGAATCTGAGAGATTCTACAGGAGCCGGAATGATGGACTGCAAAGCTGCCCTCACTGAAGCAGAAGGAGATTTCGAAAAAGCCATAGAAATTCTCAGAAAAAAAGGACAAAAACTTTCCTTGAAGCGCGCAGATCGCGAAGCCAAAGAAGGAGCCGTAATCGCCAAAGTAAATGATTCCAAAACCAAAGGAATTGTCATTAAACTTTCCAGTGAGACGGATTTTGTTTCTAAAAATGAAGATTTCATTCAAACAGCAAAACGAATAGCAGATATTGCTTTGGATGCCTATCCTGCAAGTCTGGAAGACCTGTTGGCACAAACCTATGAAGGAAATGTAAAGATTGGTGAAAAAGTCACCGATATGGTAGCAGCCATCGGCGAGAAAATAGAAGTCAGCAATTACGAAAAGTTGGAAGCGCCCCAGGTTGAAAGTTATATTCACATGGGCAACAAAGCCGGAGTTTTGGTAGGACTTAACAAAGCATCCGATGCGTTTACTGATGCCGGAAAAGATGTCGCCATGCAAATCGCTGCGATGAAGCCACTAGCATTGGATAAGGGCGATGTGGATCCAAGTGTTATTGAAAAAGAAATTGAAATCGGAAAAGAACAAGCCCGCGCAGAAGGTAAACCGGAAGCCATGCTTGAAAAAATTGCAATGGGCAAATTGGAAAAATTTTACAAGGAAAGTACACTTTTACATCAGCAGTTTGTCAAAGACGGTAGTCTGACGATAGCAGCTTATTTGAAAAATTTTGACAAAGAGTTGACCGTTTCGGGATTCAGACATGTCAAATTAGGATAA
- the rpsB gene encoding 30S ribosomal protein S2 translates to MEKPTYQQLLEANVHFGHLRRKWNPKMRQYIFKEHKGVHLIDLNRTAECLDKAAHAMKQIAKSGKKIMFVATKKQAREIVAEAAKSVNMPYVTERWLGGMMTNFATIRRSVKKMNNIDRMLTDNNVTTITKKERLTLSREKEKMERVLGGVSNLNRLPSAVFIVDILNEHLAVDEAESLGIRTFAMVDTNSNPNLVDFPIPANDDSSKSIALITQFMVQAIREGLEERNAEVKEEAPAS, encoded by the coding sequence ATGGAAAAACCCACATACCAGCAGTTATTAGAAGCCAATGTTCATTTTGGGCATTTGCGCAGAAAGTGGAATCCCAAAATGCGCCAGTACATTTTCAAGGAGCATAAAGGCGTACATTTGATTGACCTCAACCGTACAGCAGAGTGTTTGGATAAAGCGGCTCATGCTATGAAACAGATTGCCAAATCTGGTAAAAAGATCATGTTTGTAGCCACTAAAAAACAAGCCCGCGAAATTGTAGCGGAAGCTGCAAAAAGTGTCAACATGCCTTATGTAACCGAAAGATGGTTGGGTGGAATGATGACTAATTTTGCCACGATTCGTCGCTCGGTTAAAAAAATGAATAATATCGATCGAATGTTGACCGACAATAATGTTACGACGATTACTAAAAAAGAACGTCTGACCTTAAGTCGTGAAAAAGAAAAAATGGAAAGGGTATTGGGTGGGGTATCCAATCTAAACAGGTTGCCATCTGCCGTTTTTATTGTCGATATTCTCAATGAACACCTGGCCGTTGATGAGGCAGAAAGCCTTGGCATCAGGACTTTTGCTATGGTCGATACCAATAGCAATCCCAATTTGGTGGACTTTCCGATTCCTGCCAATGATGACTCTTCAAAGTCAATCGCTTTGATCACCCAATTTATGGTTCAAGCGATCCGCGAAGGATTGGAAGAGCGTAATGCAGAGGTCAAAGAAGAAGCCCCCGCAAGCTAA
- the rpsI gene encoding 30S ribosomal protein S9, producing the protein MENVNAIGRRKAAVARVYLRKGTTATTEITINERKLEEYFPIKDIAQKVMDPVLTVAGDQIYAIHATVAGGGLKGQAEAIRLAISRAFCKIDAEMRQPLKERHFLTRDAREVERKKFGLRKARKRSQFSKR; encoded by the coding sequence ATGGAAAACGTCAATGCCATTGGGAGAAGGAAAGCAGCAGTTGCCAGAGTTTACTTGCGCAAAGGAACTACTGCCACTACTGAAATCACGATCAACGAAAGAAAATTAGAGGAATACTTTCCTATCAAGGATATTGCTCAAAAAGTTATGGATCCTGTATTAACCGTTGCAGGTGATCAGATTTATGCAATCCACGCTACCGTAGCCGGTGGCGGATTGAAGGGTCAGGCAGAAGCGATTCGCCTGGCGATTTCAAGAGCATTTTGTAAAATCGATGCTGAAATGCGTCAGCCACTTAAAGAAAGACATTTTTTAACAAGAGACGCAAGAGAGGTTGAACGTAAGAAATTCGGATTGCGCAAAGCGCGTAAGAGATCTCAGTTTAGTAAACGTTAA
- the rplM gene encoding 50S ribosomal protein L13, which translates to MKTLSFKTSYSKNAETSRKWHVVDAEGQVVGRLSSQIAHLLMGKHKTDFAPHMDCGDNVIVINAGKIRFTGKKMDDKVYLTYSGYPGGQKSATPREVLAKHPYRVIEVAVRKMLPKSKLGDAMYRKLFVYESATHPHSAQKPEPYTI; encoded by the coding sequence GTGAAAACCTTAAGTTTTAAAACTTCCTACTCCAAAAATGCAGAAACCAGCAGAAAATGGCATGTAGTTGATGCCGAAGGCCAGGTGGTCGGTCGTCTGTCTTCGCAAATTGCTCATTTGCTTATGGGTAAGCACAAAACGGATTTTGCCCCGCACATGGATTGTGGCGATAATGTTATCGTAATCAATGCCGGAAAAATCCGCTTTACAGGTAAAAAAATGGATGATAAAGTCTATTTAACCTATAGTGGTTATCCGGGAGGCCAGAAATCAGCTACACCCAGAGAAGTGCTTGCAAAACACCCTTACAGGGTTATAGAAGTGGCAGTTCGAAAAATGTTGCCTAAAAGCAAACTTGGAGATGCCATGTATAGGAAATTATTTGTTTATGAGAGTGCTACACATCCACATAGTGCTCAAAAACCTGAACCTTACACAATCTAA
- the pdxA gene encoding 4-hydroxythreonine-4-phosphate dehydrogenase PdxA: MDKIKIGISCGDINSISLEVILKALRHEMIYKNIIPILYSNVKIASYHKNIAHLDNLSFNILAQGERPRAGRLNLVNCWNDNVTISLGKASPDGGKYAKMSLDKAIEDIQKNEIDALVTGPIHKHSMRMAGFEHMGHTGYLLEKSAAKDCLMFMVSDGLKIGIVTEHIAVSQIAQSIKKDSILRKLKIMEQSLITDFGIEKPHLAVLGLNPHAGEEGLLGSEDEEIIRPAIIEAKKNGMFVSGPYPADSFFGTGLFNKFDGILAMYHDQGLIPFKSITHQEGVNFTAGLPFVRTSPDHGTAFDLAGKNEADSGSMFNAILMAKEIVFQRKGFKEMHENVLKKRPKLSEEMSE, encoded by the coding sequence ATGGACAAAATCAAAATAGGCATTAGCTGCGGCGATATCAATAGCATTAGCCTGGAGGTCATCCTGAAGGCATTAAGGCATGAGATGATCTATAAAAATATCATACCTATTCTTTATAGCAATGTCAAAATTGCTTCCTACCATAAAAATATAGCGCATCTGGATAATTTGAGCTTTAATATTTTGGCACAAGGAGAAAGGCCTCGAGCCGGTCGTCTGAACCTAGTGAATTGCTGGAATGACAATGTCACCATTTCACTTGGTAAAGCCAGTCCTGATGGTGGAAAATATGCTAAAATGTCCTTGGACAAAGCAATAGAGGATATTCAAAAAAATGAAATTGATGCACTTGTAACCGGACCCATTCACAAACATTCGATGCGAATGGCCGGTTTTGAGCACATGGGCCATACGGGCTATTTATTGGAAAAATCGGCTGCTAAAGATTGTCTGATGTTTATGGTTTCAGATGGCCTGAAAATAGGGATCGTTACTGAACATATTGCCGTTTCGCAGATTGCCCAATCCATTAAGAAAGATTCAATTCTGAGAAAATTAAAGATCATGGAACAATCCTTGATCACAGATTTTGGAATTGAAAAACCCCATCTGGCCGTATTAGGATTGAACCCGCATGCCGGAGAAGAGGGCTTATTGGGTTCGGAAGATGAAGAAATCATCAGACCCGCAATCATTGAAGCCAAAAAGAATGGAATGTTTGTTTCGGGACCTTATCCTGCAGATAGTTTTTTTGGAACCGGATTATTTAACAAATTTGATGGCATTCTGGCGATGTATCACGATCAGGGTTTGATTCCATTTAAGTCCATCACCCACCAGGAAGGCGTCAATTTTACAGCCGGTTTGCCTTTTGTACGAACTTCTCCCGATCATGGCACAGCATTCGACCTCGCCGGTAAAAATGAAGCAGACTCAGGATCGATGTTCAATGCCATACTTATGGCAAAAGAAATTGTATTCCAGCGAAAAGGATTTAAAGAAATGCATGAAAATGTATTGAAGAAAAGGCCAAAGCTATCAGAAGAAATGAGCGAGTAG
- a CDS encoding glucosaminidase domain-containing protein, with the protein MKPAITLLPHHKLLFVIFSAIFLTATRPVTVQEKYIEQFKWLAIQEMERTGIPASIKMAQALHESQSGRSELATNANNHFGIKCKANWTGDTYQYKDDDKDQIGNLIFSCFRSYSSAMDSYLDHSDFIKFRPRYSQLFELPANDYKAWAYGLKKCGYATDPNYPERLIRLIEKYNLDLLDQKKAQSDFVVTEEPKAILASENAIKGIPVDYLTKEILPLESKKPLVKSQYKKSKQSKKKLRKKKNLELIKA; encoded by the coding sequence ATGAAGCCCGCAATAACATTACTCCCCCATCACAAGCTGTTATTCGTGATCTTTTCTGCAATATTTTTAACAGCCACCCGTCCCGTTACGGTACAAGAAAAATATATTGAGCAATTCAAGTGGTTGGCCATTCAGGAAATGGAGCGCACAGGTATACCTGCAAGTATTAAAATGGCCCAAGCGCTGCATGAATCTCAATCTGGCCGAAGTGAGTTGGCAACAAATGCAAATAACCATTTTGGAATAAAATGTAAAGCAAACTGGACCGGAGATACCTATCAGTACAAAGATGATGACAAGGATCAAATTGGTAATTTGATTTTTTCCTGTTTCAGGTCTTATTCTTCTGCGATGGATTCCTATTTAGATCATTCGGATTTTATCAAATTCCGGCCCAGATATAGCCAGCTTTTCGAATTGCCCGCCAACGATTACAAAGCCTGGGCGTATGGCTTAAAAAAATGCGGATATGCAACTGATCCCAATTATCCTGAAAGATTGATTCGCCTGATTGAAAAATACAATCTCGATTTATTGGATCAGAAAAAAGCACAAAGCGATTTTGTAGTAACAGAAGAACCAAAAGCGATATTGGCTTCAGAAAATGCAATTAAAGGAATTCCTGTAGATTATTTAACGAAAGAGATCCTTCCTTTGGAATCTAAAAAGCCACTTGTAAAATCTCAGTACAAGAAAAGTAAACAATCGAAGAAAAAATTGCGCAAGAAAAAGAATCTTGAATTGATTAAGGCTTGA
- a CDS encoding DinB family protein yields the protein MPQHSLLIQECCHEIDVITKLVTETYSKMASEKLFQKGKEGSWSIAENLKHIILVNTSYFPVMDRLLESTEPVRYHWFKKYIAKFVGPWLLKKVSRHRKEKIKTFSIWQPEQLNPAQDIIHIFKEHQELVKMYLMKSSPLLASGCIISSPANNAVSYRLEDAFRILIEHEWRHLQQIHETQSFN from the coding sequence ATGCCTCAGCACAGTTTACTTATTCAGGAATGTTGTCATGAAATAGATGTAATCACAAAGCTGGTCACAGAAACTTACAGTAAAATGGCAAGCGAAAAATTATTTCAAAAGGGAAAAGAGGGTTCCTGGAGTATTGCTGAAAACTTAAAGCACATCATTCTTGTAAATACGAGTTATTTTCCGGTGATGGATCGCTTATTAGAATCGACGGAGCCAGTTAGATACCATTGGTTTAAAAAGTATATAGCCAAATTTGTAGGTCCTTGGTTATTGAAGAAAGTTTCGCGGCATCGGAAAGAAAAGATCAAAACTTTTTCAATTTGGCAACCTGAACAATTGAACCCGGCACAAGATATCATCCATATCTTCAAAGAACATCAGGAGCTTGTCAAAATGTATTTAATGAAGAGTAGCCCTTTGCTGGCATCTGGATGCATTATTTCCTCACCTGCAAATAATGCAGTGAGTTATCGTTTGGAGGATGCTTTTCGGATATTGATAGAGCATGAATGGAGGCATCTTCAACAAATCCATGAAACGCAATCATTCAACTAA
- a CDS encoding thioredoxin family protein yields MALTESNMLPLGTPAPDFELPDVVSGQLIQLYEQSSKDAYLIMFICNHCPYVVHVMDELVNLTNEYLKKNIAIFAISSNDVSSYPQDGPDRMKELALLKNFSFPYLFDETQEIAKAYDAACTPDFYVFDRNKILKYRGRLDSSRPQSGVPLSGRDLRNALEAVLSDQPVDAEQFPSLGCNIKWKKN; encoded by the coding sequence ATGGCTTTAACAGAATCCAATATGCTTCCGCTTGGCACACCAGCACCTGATTTTGAACTTCCTGATGTGGTCAGCGGGCAACTCATTCAACTCTATGAGCAATCATCAAAAGACGCTTATTTGATTATGTTTATTTGCAATCACTGTCCTTATGTAGTGCATGTTATGGATGAATTGGTAAATCTTACCAATGAATATTTGAAAAAAAACATAGCTATTTTTGCCATCAGCAGTAATGATGTGAGTAGTTACCCTCAGGATGGTCCCGATAGAATGAAAGAACTGGCCTTGTTAAAAAATTTTTCATTTCCTTATCTCTTCGATGAGACGCAAGAAATTGCAAAAGCTTATGATGCAGCTTGTACACCTGATTTCTATGTTTTCGACAGGAATAAAATTTTAAAATACAGGGGTCGATTGGATTCAAGCAGGCCTCAATCAGGTGTTCCACTTTCCGGAAGAGATTTGCGCAATGCATTAGAAGCTGTTTTGTCTGATCAACCTGTGGACGCTGAACAATTTCCAAGTTTAGGCTGTAATATAAAGTGGAAGAAAAATTGA
- a CDS encoding M15 family metallopeptidase, whose product MAGKFDPSLRDGFIEFESELDKSHMFLQLDAYIAFLKMKEAAFKDTVHLFIVSAFRSFEKQQEIWEQKWLGKLPVDGVDVNTITKDPVTKAQKILEYTAPPGFSRHHWGTDIDINEVEPDYFELEEGSRVYQWLIQHARKFGFCQSYTEYNPMRPAGFKEEKWHWSYEPLSYPIWSSQLKQFDHREVYPFLGVEYMHSVKLFDFIKNVNHCSELVNE is encoded by the coding sequence ATGGCAGGGAAATTTGATCCGTCGCTAAGAGATGGATTTATTGAATTCGAATCAGAGTTGGACAAGTCACATATGTTTCTTCAATTAGATGCATATATCGCTTTTTTAAAAATGAAAGAAGCTGCGTTTAAAGATACGGTTCATTTATTCATTGTCTCTGCATTTAGAAGTTTTGAAAAGCAACAGGAAATTTGGGAACAAAAATGGTTGGGTAAATTGCCGGTAGATGGAGTAGACGTCAATACGATAACAAAGGACCCTGTGACCAAAGCTCAAAAAATTCTTGAATACACAGCACCTCCGGGTTTTTCAAGACATCATTGGGGAACCGATATTGATATTAACGAAGTGGAGCCCGATTATTTTGAATTGGAAGAAGGAAGTCGCGTGTATCAATGGCTCATTCAACACGCGCGAAAATTTGGGTTTTGTCAATCTTATACGGAATATAATCCTATGAGACCAGCAGGGTTTAAAGAAGAAAAATGGCATTGGTCTTATGAACCATTATCGTATCCGATTTGGTCATCTCAACTAAAACAATTTGATCACAGGGAAGTCTATCCATTTCTTGGAGTCGAATACATGCATTCAGTCAAACTATTCGATTTTATTAAAAATGTAAATCATTGCAGCGAACTTGTTAACGAGTAA
- a CDS encoding M20/M25/M40 family metallo-hydrolase gives MHPFQTVHCWFIRVFTFVFLFGCTNILYSQYDPLLGIRVDVVYLASDVLEGRETGTPGEMMAAEYIAHRMKEIGLSPKGSEDWFYEFSFKANPHGGPKIDGKGRNVVGFLNKKAKKTIVIGAHYDHLGYGGSGSRSPNEKAIHNGADDNASGIAAMLWLAENLKNEKKLKFNILFIAFSGEEMGLLGSKAFIEKPTIPHESIHAMINMDMVGRLNAEKTMAISGVGTAIEWKTHLDNCRMPGFQFNYSDGGIGPSDHTAFYLKNIPAIHFFTGQHQDYHKPSDDSHLVNYEGIREVSEIIWGLLIHLSDKPVLTFQKTKDEDKQRASSFKVTMGVMPDYVYNGEGMRVDAVLDNRPAQKAGLMGGDIIIKIGSFDIKDVYQYMEALSKFEKGQSADVTVKRKEEVLVKQVVF, from the coding sequence ATGCACCCATTTCAGACGGTCCATTGTTGGTTCATCAGGGTTTTTACTTTTGTTTTCTTGTTTGGCTGTACAAACATTCTCTATAGCCAATATGATCCGTTATTGGGTATTCGCGTTGATGTGGTGTACCTCGCCTCTGATGTCCTGGAAGGCCGCGAAACCGGAACCCCGGGAGAAATGATGGCAGCTGAATACATAGCACATCGGATGAAAGAAATAGGTTTGAGTCCAAAAGGCTCTGAAGATTGGTTTTACGAATTTTCTTTTAAAGCGAATCCTCATGGCGGACCGAAAATAGACGGCAAAGGCAGAAATGTGGTCGGTTTTTTAAACAAAAAAGCTAAAAAGACCATCGTCATTGGTGCACATTACGATCACCTGGGTTATGGAGGCTCGGGTTCCCGAAGCCCAAATGAAAAAGCCATTCATAATGGAGCCGACGATAATGCAAGTGGAATAGCTGCCATGTTGTGGCTGGCAGAAAACCTGAAAAATGAGAAAAAACTTAAATTCAATATCCTGTTTATTGCATTTTCGGGTGAAGAAATGGGGCTCCTGGGTTCAAAAGCTTTTATAGAAAAACCTACTATTCCGCATGAAAGCATTCATGCTATGATCAATATGGATATGGTGGGCAGACTTAATGCTGAAAAAACAATGGCCATTAGTGGCGTTGGTACGGCAATTGAATGGAAAACGCATTTGGATAATTGCAGAATGCCCGGTTTTCAATTCAACTACAGCGATGGTGGGATTGGACCTTCTGATCACACGGCTTTTTATCTCAAAAATATTCCTGCCATACACTTTTTTACCGGACAGCATCAGGATTACCATAAACCTTCAGATGATAGTCATCTTGTGAATTACGAAGGCATTCGCGAGGTCAGCGAAATTATTTGGGGCTTACTGATTCATCTGTCTGATAAGCCGGTCTTAACTTTTCAAAAAACCAAAGACGAGGATAAACAAAGGGCCTCCTCTTTTAAAGTTACGATGGGTGTTATGCCGGACTACGTATACAATGGCGAAGGAATGCGCGTGGACGCTGTTTTGGACAACCGGCCCGCACAAAAAGCAGGACTTATGGGTGGAGACATCATTATAAAAATAGGAAGTTTTGACATTAAAGATGTCTATCAATATATGGAAGCGCTGTCCAAATTTGAAAAAGGCCAGAGTGCCGATGTAACTGTAAAAAGAAAAGAAGAAGTGCTGGTGAAACAAGTTGTCTTTTAA